Below is a window of Malus domestica chromosome 13, GDT2T_hap1 DNA.
atgtttttaaaataaaacatgAGTTTGCAATTACATTCAAACGTAAGAGTGCAAAATGTAATTTACTCAAATAAATACGTAAGTGTCATTGATTAGGAAACAATATTACAGATCTGTTTGACTGGTTGGAATCAGTCCCTTTTTGTTCATGAGGATTCCATGGATCTATCATGTTTGGTTGATATATGATTAGtgtatatattattttctaaaaagCGAAACCAGAGGATAaaggataaaaaataaaaaaaaatatattagtttttttagtAACGGACAGGATTGCAAGAACACAATTCAATAAACGGACAGGATCCGAGTTTAGATAAGGTGTGGCTGGCCCTGTATCTTGAATATGTAGGGCACAGCGAGACACATGGCTCCTCCAAAGGTTTAGACTTTGTCCAAATTGTAAATTTGTAACTGGACCGCCCATCAATATCcccaatattttataatgtaacGGCTCTAATGTTTCCTCTAAATACGACAACCAATATTTTTGACATTTAAATAGAAAAAATGTCGTCACTAACACTATAGTTTAGTgtaaaaaattgtgtaaaacATTTTTTCTTTCGTCAATATGAAAAGCTGAGATCGATTGcatgtttaaaatttgttgaCCGGCGAATTCATGAAtttgttaaaaaacaaaaaaaagaacgaGTTGGAGATCAACTAATCAAtctaattctttattttttaaatgtggCTTACGTATTGTACTGGATTGAGTTatgtactttttttattttgtatgtggTAATATACACACGCAGTGGTGAAGCCACAAAGGGACAAGGAGGGACGTCCATCCTTCCCCTCGTTGAAAATTAAGCCTAGGAGCGATGGTTCCGCCTCTCTTGTCCCACCGGAAGTTATGGCTGCTCAGCTTGCTTTCTAGTTTATGGGTTTTTGCTGCTGTTGTGCAttagtgttttattttttttattttttatttaaatcctTAATCAGATGATGCGTTTCATTTAGTTGATTAAACATAATAATTGACATGGGTCCCTCGTTACCTTTGCCTTCACACCATTAAGTCCTCAATtccattaaaaaaatgaaaactaatgaaaaatctaaaaaaatttctcttttaaCGAAAACCCTTTTTTAAAGGTTTAGTGAATAGTgtcagttaaaggtaaaaatgtggtttttcgttaaaagtaaacagtactgggagtgttttgttaaaactcccataaaaaaaaagagcaaagatcttcatgttttattttttcttaatttttaaatttatattatccTTAACTCTAATTGATTTTTTCCAACCTTAACcctaatttgattaattaatatgaaattttgtttaattaataaaGAATCATAGAGTAATACACTAATATACTGATTATTGATTATAGTTATGAATCCTATGTATGAttattgatgaatgaaattgttttttagggtaaaaatttaattcttgattattgattaattaattattgataTTGATTAATGGAATTGAATTTTGGATTATTGAATAATTTATATCATTAttggtattgattaattgaattgttggtttAATTAGTTAGTAGTCATAAAGTATATTTTACTCTAGGATTAAGAGTCTAAGACCGGGAGGAAGCAATGATCTTGCAAAGGAGTTGGTGAAGATCAGGAGGTGTGCAAGCTATATGATAGCGtataagcttcttacattggTTTTGGTATTACTGGTTACAACTGCTTCAATGGTGAGagctttttctgctatgaatattgtgaaaacaccattgtgtacaaatgggagatcaatggttaaGTGGTAGCAtgattgtttacattgagagagatgtatttaCTTTAATTGATAACGAGCTTACTATGCGATGTTTTCATGATCTGAAATCTCGTCGGCAACAATTGAAATTTGTTTGTACTGATAAATTATGGAAGACACTACTATATAAAAGGATTAGATTGTTGCCAGTTTTTTGAACCTTGCACTCTTTTAAGTTCACCCTCTCCCCAACAATTCCTGGCTTTGCCATTATACACACGCGAAGCCAAAAACCAAAATATTTTCGATGCTCACTCAACTTATTCTTAATGTCCATTCGTCAAATTCAGAGTTGAAAATGCAAGTTTAATTGTATTggcgaaggaaaaaaaaaaaaaaaaaaacctggccAGGCAGGCAATGTCCCACTCCATTTTCGCCCAAGTTAAAATCTTTATCCATAAATTAGAGAAATTTAAAGGGGCACCTTACTAAAAATTGAACCTatttcaaaaggaaaaaatcattaaaaattgaacatatttcaaaaaatgaattatAATATTGGACCtctttcaaaattttccataattaataataatatgatGCGAAAGGGCAACCAAAACCCTCACCGATTGAGATTTGTCGTTGATTGCTACAGTTCACAATCCAACCTTTTCAAGCAAATCCGACTTCACACTTTGATATCGTACGTGGAAAACAACTTATAAGTACACTAATCACTTCTCACTCATTCACCAAAAAAGTCTatgtctctctttctctctctcctgctcattctctctctagaaacctCAGAAGCTTGTTAGCCAAACAACAAGATCTAATCTTgcaacccaaaaaacaaaaaaccaagatCTAAAGACAGACAGACAAGTGGGTTTTGTGCCTTAGACTCATGTGAGTGTGTTTTCGCTCCTAACACGCTTGCTTCAGATTCCCGACTAACATTTTAGCTCCTCCATCCTTCATAACCCAACTTTTTAATCCTCTGGAATTCTATCCAATCCCAGATCACTGTTTGATATGCTTTTCTTGTAGCTGTGAAATGGGGTTTTGATTAAGGCAAATTCTTAACGTTTCTTGCAAGGTTTTCTGATAAATTAATGGACTTGCTTGCCCATGTTTGTTTGCTTACTAAACTCAGATTTTGTCTCTGAAAGATAGGCATTCCTTTGAGATTTCGAGGGCAGATTATAGTCATGTCTGGGGAGATAGAAGAGCCTGTTGGTTTTAGCTGTCAGGTAACTTCTTTATGcttgattgattttttatttttttatttttatttttgtcgagaataattttcttgattaattaTGTTTGTTAGTGAGTAATGTTTCTTAAATTCTGCACCAGTACGAGATTAACTGCTTAATCAGGAAGATTTGGgcccgtttgataaccattttgtttcCGGTGTTTAAGTTTCAATTTTTGCGCTAGATATGAGATTCAAAGaatgaaaataaatataggCCTAGAGGTTGATTAGCTGGAACAAATGTTTCCCTTACATGAAATGTTTTGTGCACGATATGGTTTTTTGTAAGTCATATGGAAAGCGCGATGAACTTGCATTTCGAGGCAATCAATCAGTTCTGATCTGCTTTTCCGATCGTTGATTTGCATCCCTTTGGTTAATTTTCAGTAGAAGTGCCCAGAAATTGATATACTAGTGCATCCAAATTCTCCCACAATGTGCCATTCTGCTATGAATGTCCAAACTAGTGGATGAATTGACAAATTATATTTAGTGATTCATTCTGTTTTGTAGTCCTCCGCTTTTATAACAGCTACTTCTTCGAAATGGACAGGCAGACTCTTTACACTCTGGTTCCATATCATTCGGGAGGTTTGAAAACGAAGTTTTATCTTGGGAAAAGAGGTCGTCTTTCTCGCATAACAGATATGTTGAAGAGgttgaaaaatgcttgaaaccGGGTTCAGTTATTGAGAGGAAAGCTTACTTCGAAGCTCAATTCAAGAAGAAGGGttttcccaaaccaaatttactCGAGTGCTATAGCGGTTCAAATCATCAAGTCTGTGAAAATGATGTCTTGGAGAGTGATGCGTACGGAGAAGAATTTGAAGACGGAAATGAAGATAATAGTTGCGCTCATTTTGATGAGACCTCGGAGGGTTCAGAGTACCACGGAGACTTTGAAGTGAAAGAATGTGAAAGGGAAGATCCTGAAGTTTCATTGTCTGATCCTCAGAGGGCATCTGAGTTGAACGATGAACATATTCTGGTGGATATTAAAGATGATAATCCCGAGGAAACACATCAAACTGGAATAGGTTGTGACATGTTTTCTTCAAGTATCGATGAACCAGAGACCAATGTAAATGAGAATCATAATGGTGATGCTGTGAATGCTGATGAATCATGTAATTCTGTTAATATGAACCCCAAGACTGCAGCAGATGAGGAAGTTAACATCACCATTGTGGAAAGTTTGCACAATTCTTCTTCAAAGGTATGTTCTTATAGAAAACTTTCATCgtactaagggctggtttggtattgctgtcctttgaaaaaaaactgttgtgagaataatcgactgtgctgtgagaataagcggctgtgaaataaatcagcagagtgtttggtaaacttttatgtaaaagtgtttttggaaaaaaaaaaaaaaaaaaaagtagtctgATAGTGGCtattttcattaaaggatcattgtagctccgtgtgctttgaaaaaaaaccagttttccaaagctacaaatagcagcttcagctttttcctttgatttcggcttattctcacatcagcttccaaaataagttttttttttttcagtttgctaaacacctaaaaccctcacatttttttttcatgggtgtttttttttttaagcacctcactcccaaaccacccctaactcatttttctTTAGTTAGTAACAATACTAACTATAAATTCCTCGGTTTCCTATCTAGTTGAAGGctggaaaagaatccaaaatTTCCAAGTCCAGAGTAAAATCTAAGGCCAGCATTTCTCCGGTTAAGAGAAGCATTTCTGCTGAGTCGTCTAAAGTTCCTACAAATAAATCTAATACAAGAGAAAGAGAGGGTACACGAAGAACGTATAAAGAAAAGCTGTCATCAAAAACTGCAATTCCACCTACACATTCTGTTCGCAGGACTCCAAAATCAGAGGTAAGCATTTTATCGTCTTTATGACGTTCTTCACCTTCTACATAGTACATTGTAAGCATATTGGTTTCTCAAAAACTGGTGTGCCTTTGGATTCTACGCGCAGGATTCTACAAAACTGAAGGGAAATTCTGCTCATGAGAGTCGAAGGTATATATTGTTGATTGCAAGTAGAAATCCAAAATGTTTTACTGAATGGAACCTCATATGCATAGTTCTTGCATTATTGTAGTGATAAAGAGTACTGTGTTAAGAACCTTGGTGAACCTCAACCTCCTGCCGTCAAGCCTGAGTCCCGAGGACGCCAAATGGCAAACAGGTTTATTGGAATTTCTTACTGATGCTATCAGTGTTTCTACCTCTCAAACTGTAGAATTTTTGTGAGGTCAC
It encodes the following:
- the LOC139190645 gene encoding protein WVD2-like 7 isoform X2, yielding MSGEIEEPVGFSCQADSLHSGSISFGRFENEVLSWEKRSSFSHNRYVEEVEKCLKPGSVIERKAYFEAQFKKKGFPKPNLLECYSGSNHQVCENDVLESDAYGEEFEDGNEDNSCAHFDETSEGSEYHGDFEVKECEREDPEVSLSDPQRASELNDEHILVDIKDDNPEETHQTGIGCDMFSSSIDEPETNVNENHNGDAVNADESCNSVNMNPKTAADEEVNITIVESLHNSSSKLKAGKESKISKSRVKSKASISPVKRSISAESSKVPTNKSNTREREGTRRTYKEKLSSKTAIPPTHSVRRTPKSEDSTKLKGNSAHESRSDKEYCVKNLGEPQPPAVKPESRGRQMANRLNQRVNLTKSDTRSSVATFNFKSSERAERRKEFFTKMEEKMHAKEDEMNKIQARKQEKNEAEIRQFRKSLNFKAAPMPSFYHSAVNSVHDGSKAVSTKSSKVQSMSTNPGSGATSRLLSHSETGKSEAPTDSDSVNTTDLPEASRETNFMMAEPSEASSVSSTTLSSKNLSRDTTKGEVMRTKEREKNVNTQKHRSLESGKMAKSQKTEGKQKVGGERNSREMARKGVKVSVGFGSSSRMGHLTVGVAS
- the LOC139190645 gene encoding protein WVD2-like 7 isoform X1, which translates into the protein MSGEIEEPVGFSCQADSLHSGSISFGRFENEVLSWEKRSSFSHNRYVEEVEKCLKPGSVIERKAYFEAQFKKKGFPKPNLLECYSGSNHQVCENDVLESDAYGEEFEDGNEDNSCAHFDETSEGSEYHGDFEVKECEREDPEVSLSDPQRASELNDEHILVDIKDDNPEETHQTGIGCDMFSSSIDEPETNVNENHNGDAVNADESCNSVNMNPKTAADEEVNITIVESLHNSSSKLKAGKESKISKSRVKSKASISPVKRSISAESSKVPTNKSNTREREGTRRTYKEKLSSKTAIPPTHSVRRTPKSEDSTKLKGNSAHESRSDKEYCVKNLGEPQPPAVKPESRGRQMANRLNQRVNLTKSDTRSSVATFNFKSSERAERRKEASHHFFTKMEEKMHAKEDEMNKIQARKQEKNEAEIRQFRKSLNFKAAPMPSFYHSAVNSVHDGSKAVSTKSSKVQSMSTNPGSGATSRLLSHSETGKSEAPTDSDSVNTTDLPEASRETNFMMAEPSEASSVSSTTLSSKNLSRDTTKGEVMRTKEREKNVNTQKHRSLESGKMAKSQKTEGKQKVGGERNSREMARKGVKVSVGFGSSSRMGHLTVGVAS